Proteins encoded within one genomic window of Cryptococcus neoformans var. grubii H99 chromosome 4, complete sequence:
- a CDS encoding ornithine-oxo-acid transaminase encodes MSPIASTASPLKSGKPTLSSQEVMDLEHEYSAHNYHPLPICFEKGVGAHVWDPEGNEYLDFLSAYSAVNQGHCHPEILNTLVTQASKLTLSSRAFYSSNLGPFAKKITSMFGYDMVLPMNTGAEAVETAIKLARKWGYEKKKIPDGKAKVLSVEGNFHGRTIGIISMSTDPESRTGFGPFLENVGPRWDTGLIRYNHTEDLEKVLEKHGDEVAAFLVEPIQGEAGIFVPDDGYLAKCAEICKKYNVLLICDEIQTGLCRTGKMLCYEWDNIRPDMVILGKALSGGMYPVSCVLADKDIMLCIKPGEHGSTYGGNPLGCAVAMTALDVLVKEDLANRSLKLGEIFRSELAKLKSPFIKLIRGRGLFNGVVIDETVSKKGRTAWQLCLLMKSKGLLAKPTHVNIIRFAPPLVISEEDVRKAVKIIGESLEELDTIEKIPGDEGEEHKAAIKLDD; translated from the exons ATGTCCCCAATCGCTTCTACCGCTTCTCCCCTCAAGTCAGGCAAGCCCACCCTCTCTAGCCAGGAGGTCATGGACCTCGAACACGAGTATTCGGC TCACAACTACCACCCCCTTCCTAT CTGCTTCGAGAAGGGTGTCGGTGCCCATGTTTGGGACCCCGAGGGCAATGAGTACCTCGACTTTCTTTCTGCCTATTC AGCGGTTAACCAAGGCCATTGTCATCCTGAAATTT TGAACACCCTTGTCACTCAAGCCTCCAAGCTCACTCTCTCTTCCCGAGCTTTCTACTCCTCCAACCTTGGCCCCTTTGCTAAGAAGATCACCTCCATGTTCGGCTACGACATGGTTCTCCCTATGAACACTGGTGCAGAGGCCGTAGAGACTGCTATCAAGCTCGCTCGTAAATGGGGTtacgagaagaagaagattccCGACGGCAAGGCCAAGGTTCTTTCTGTCGAGGGTAACTTTCACGGAAGGACCATTGGTATCATCTCTATGTCTACCGATCCTGAGTCTAGAACTGGTTTTGGTCCTTTCTTGGAAAACGTCGGCCCTAGATGGGACACAGGGTTGATCAGGTACAACCACACCGAGGATTTGGAGAAGGTGCTCGAGAAGCACGGCGACGAAGTTGCTGCCTTTTTGGTTGAACCCATTCAGGGCGAGGCTGG TATCTTCGTTCCGGACGACGGTTACCTTGCCAAGTGCGCTGAGATCTGCAAAAAGTACAACGTTCTTTTGATCTGTGACGAGATTCAGACTGGTCTTTGTCGGACCGGTAAGATGCTCTGCTATGAATGGGACAACATCAGGCCCGACATGGTCATTCTCGGCAAAGCCCTTTCGGGTGGTA TGTACCCCGTCTCTTGTGTCCTCGCCGACAAGGACATTATGCTTTGCATTAAGCCTGGAGAGCATGGCTCTACCTATGGCGGTAACCCTCTCGGTTGCGCTGTTGCCATGACCGCCCTCGACGTTCTTGTCAAGGAGGATCTCGCCAACCGATCCCTGAAGCTCGGTGAAATCTTCCGATCTGAACTCGCCAAGCTCAAGTCTCCCTTTATCAAACTTATTCGTGGACGAGGACTGTTCAACGGTGTGGTTATTGACGAAACCGTGagcaagaagggaaggacTGCTTGGCAGCTTTGtctgttgatgaagagtaAGGGCTTGTTGGCCAAGCCTACTCATGTCAACAT TATCCGATTCGCTCCTCCACTCGTGATcagcgaggaggatgtcCGCAAAGCCGTTAAAATCATCGGCGAGTCTCTTGAGGAGCTCGACACC ATTGAAAAGATTCCcggtgatgaaggtgaggaGCACAAGGCTGCTATCAAACTTGACGACTAA